The stretch of DNA GAACCTCGTCGACGCGGTCTGGGCCGGACGCCCCAAGCCGGCCGCCGGGGCGGTGGTCGTCCAGCCGGACGCGCTCGCGGGCGAGACGGCCGCCGACAAGCTCGCCCGGGTCCGCGCGGCCCTCAAGGAGGGCGGGTGCGACGCCCTCGTGATCTCCGACCCGCACAATCTCGCCTGGGCGTTCAACCTGCGCGGTTCCGATGTCGGGCATACGCCGCTCGCGCTCGGCTACGCGATCCTGCCGCGCGAGGGCGCGGCGCGGCTGTTCCTGGTCTCTCCGAACGTCGATCCGGCCCTTCGCGCGGCGCTGGCCCCCATCGCGGGGATCCTGCCCCGCGCGGAACTCGACGACGGGCTGGCCTCCCTGGCCGGCGCGCGCGTCCGACTGGATGCCGCGACCGGGGCGGTCGCCCTGAAGGAGAAGATCGAGGCGGCCGGCGGTACCGCCGATGTCGGGAAGGACCCGATCACCGCAATGAAGGCGGTCAAGAACACCGCCGAGATCGCGGGCGCGCGCGCCGCCCATGTCCGCGACGGGGCGAGCGTCGTGCGCTTCCTGGCCTGGCTCGACGCGGCGGCCGCATCCGGCGGCGTCACGGAGATCGCCGCGGTCGAGGCGCTGGAGGATTTCCGCGCCGCCGGCGGCGACCTGCGCGATGTGTCGTTCCCGACGATCTCGGGCTCCGGCCCGAACGGGGCGATCGTCCACTACCGGGTCACCCGCGCCAGCGACCGGACGGTCCGGCCCGGCGAGCTGTTCCTGATCGATTCCGGCGCGCAATACCCGGACGGCACCACCGACATCACCCGGACGGTCGCGGTGGGCGAGCCGAGTGCCGAGATGCGCGACCGCTTCACCCGGGTCCTCAAGGGCCATATCGCCATCGCGCGCGCGGTGTTCCCGACCGGGACGACCGGGGCCCAGATCGACGCCTTCGCCCGGGCACCGCTCTGGCAGGCGGGGCTCGACTTCGATCACGGCACCGGCCACGGGGTCGGCGCCTTCCTGTCGGTGCACGAGGGGCCGCAGCGGATCGCCAAGACCGGCACGGTGCCGCTGGAGGCCGGGATGATCCTATCGAACGAGCCCGGCTATTACGCGAGCGGCGCCTACGGCATCCGGATCGAGAATCTCGTGCTGGTCGAGCCCCGTACGATCCCCGGGGGCGAGCGGCCGATGCTCGGCTTCGAGACCCTGACGCTGGCCCCCTACGACCGGCGGCTGATCCAGCCGGATCTGCTCGACCCGGGAGAGCGCGCCTGGATCGACGCCTATCAGGCGCGGGTTCGCGAGACCCTGGCGCCCGGCCTCGACGCCGAGGCGCGCGCCTGGCTGGAGCGTGCCACTGCGCCGCTCCCGGCCTGACGTCGCGACATGCCGCCCTGGGGGCCTTCCGTGCTAAGCGGTGCGACCACGGAATAGCCCGCGCCGGGCTGAATATCGCCGCGCGTGAAACCGCTCCGGCCCTGCGCGCGAAGGGACAGCATGATCCGTCGCCTTGCCTTCCTGATCCTGGCTCTGGCCGCAGGCCTCACGGCGGCGGCGGCGCAGGGCCCGCAGTCGAGCTTCCGCACGCCACCGGACCTCGTGCGGTCGAGCCTGGTGGCCGAGCCCGGCGCGGTGGCGGGTGCGCAGCCCTTCACCCTCGCCGTGCGCATGGCGGTGAAGCCCGGCTGGCACGTCTACTGGCGCAATCCGGGCGATTCCGGCCTGCCGCCGGAGGTGACCTGGACCCTGCCGGCGGGGTTCAACGCCGGGGCGATCCGGTGGCCCGCGCCGGAACGCATCCCGATCGCCACGCTGATGAACTACGGCTACGAGGGCGAGGTCACGCTCCTCGTCCCGGTGACCCCGCCGCCGAGCCTCGACCCGGCCGAACCGGTGCGGATCCGGGCCAAGCTCACCTATCTCGTCTGCGAGACCGAGTGCGTGCCGGGCTCCGCCGACCTCGCGCTGACACTGCCGGTGGGCGAGCCCCGGCCCGATCCGGGCAATTCCGCGTTGTTCGCCCGCGCCCGGGCCGCCCTGCCGGTCCCTGCGCTCTGGCCGCTGCATCTCGCGGGTCAGGGCGAGACGCTGCGGCTCGAATTCGCGGCGACCGGCCTCAAGGCGGATTCCATTCGGAACGCCGCATTCTTCCCCTATTCCGAAACGGTGATCGACAACGCCGCCGCGCAGGTGATGTCGGTCGATGAGGCCGGCCTGCATCTCATACTTGTCCGCAGCAGCCCGACCGAGCCGGCGCCGGCCGCGCTTCCGGGTGTCCTGACCCTCGAGGAGGTCACCGATGCGGGTCCCCGCCGGCTCGCCTTCGCGTATGGCGACGAGCCGGTCCTGCCGGTGGCGACCGCCGCCGCGAATCCGGAAGCGCCCGCAGCACGGGCGAACGCACCCGATTTCGACGCGCTGACGCTCGCGACCGCGGCGGCCTTCGCCTTCCTCGGCGGACTGATCCTCAACCTGATGCCCTGTGTCTTCCCGGTCCTGTCGATCAAGGTTCTCGGCCTGATCCGGCATGCCGGCGAGAGCCCGGGCCGCCTCCGCCTCCATGGGCTGGCCTACACCGCCGGAGTGCTGGCAAGCTTCCTGGGCCTCGCAGGTGTCCTGATTGCCCTGAAGGGCGGCGGCGCGGCGATCGGCTGGGGCTTCCAGCTGCAATCGCCGATCGTGGTGGCGGGGCTGGCCTATCTGCTGTTTGCGATGGGCCTCAGCCTGTCGGGAGTCGTCCATGTCGGCGGCCGGCTTGCCGGCCTCGGCGACGGGCTCGCCCGGCGCGCGGGCCTGAGCGGCTCGTTCTTCACGGGCGTGCTCGCGACGCTCGTGGCCACGCCCTGCACGGCGCCGTTCATGGGCTCGGCGGTGGGCTTCGCGCTGACCCAGAGCGCCGGCGTGGCGTTCGCGGTGTTCGCGAGCCTCGGCCTCGGACTCGCCCTGCCCTTCCTGGCGCTGACCCTCTGGCCGCCGGCCCTGCGGGCGCTGCCGCGGCCCGGCGCCTGGATGGAGATCCTCAAGCAGATCCTGGCCTTCCCGGTCTACGCGACCGTGGCTTGGCTGATCTGGGTGCTGGCGCAGCAGGTCGATCCGCGCGGGCTGCTGGCAGCGCTGATCGGGCTGGTGCTGGTCGCCTTCGCCGCCTGGGCGTGGGAGCGCGGACGTGCCGCCGCACCCCGTGCCGGTCGGATCGCCCAGGCCGCCGCAATCCTCGCGATCATCGCCGTCGCGGCCCTTGCGGTGACCCTCCCGCAGGACCGCCCGGTCCCGTCGGCGCAGGCCGCCGCCGACGGGATCGAGCCGTTCACGCAGGCGCGCCTCGACTCGCTGGTGAGTGCCCGCCGCCCGGTCTTCATCGACATGACGGCGGCGTGGTGCATCACCTGTGCGGTGAACGAGGCGACCTCGCTCAACACCAAGGCCGTGCGGGCCGCGATGGCCGAGCGCGGCGTGACCTACATGAAGGGCGACTGGACCAACCAGAATCCCGAGATCACCCGCCTGTTGGAGAAGTACGGGCGCAGCGGCGTGCCGCTCTACCTTCTCTATGCCGGCACCGGAGAGCCCCAGGTTCTCCCGCAAATCCTCACGGAAGGGACGGTTCTGGCGGCGCTGGACGCGGTTCCGGCCGCGTCCGGCCGGAGTGCGGCGCTGGCACGCTAAGATCTTTAGGGGGCTCGGCGCTCGAGCATCGATGCGCCCGTCCCGCCGTCTGCGCGAGCGGAACAATCGAGCCGCGCCACGCTCACCGGCGTCCCGCTGCCCTGGGTCACTTCGCTGAGCGCATGATGACGGCGGGCCGAATGCTGTTCCTTTCGGACAAGCCCGTGCGGCTGCCTCAGGCTTCGAGCGAGAACGTCTCGTCGAAGGCGTAGCCCGAGCCGCGGACCGTGCGGATCGGGTCGGTCTGGCGCGGGCCGTTGAGCGCCTTGCGCAGGCGCCCGACATGCACGTCCACGGTGCGCTCGTCGATATAGACGTCGTGGCCCCAGACCCCGTCGAGGAGCTGCTCGCGGGAGAAGACCCGGCCTGGAGCCAGCATCAGGAATTCCAGCAGCCGGAACTCGGTCGGGCCGAGATGCAACTCCTCGCCCCCGCGGCGGACGCGGTGACCGGTGCGGTCGAGTTCGAGATCGCCGGCGGCCAGCCGATCCGAGCTATGGGCGGGCTTGGCCCGGCGCAGCAGCGCACGGATCCGGGCGAGCAGCTCCGGCACGGAGAACGGCTTGACGATGTAATCGTCGGCGCCGGTGCCGAGACCGCGGATCCGGTCGCCCTCTTCGCCGCGGGCGGTGAGCATGATCACCGGCAGCCGCTCGGTCTCCCGGCGCGCCCGGATCCTGCGGCAGAGCTCGATTCCCGAGAGGCCCGGCAGCATCCAGTCGAGCAGGACGAGATCGGGGATCCGCTCGGCCAGGAGCAGCTCCGCATCGTCGCCGCGCGCCGCCGAGTCAACGAGGAAGCCCTCGGCCTCAAGGTTGTAGCGCAGCAGCGTGGTCAGCGCCTCCTCGTCCTCAACGATCAGGACTTGCATGCTCACGTTCGAAGACCCGTTCCCAAGGCGGCGCCATACGGCCTGCCGATGTCCCGACTCTCATCGGAGCGCGCGTGCAGGCCGAGGATGCGGGAGGCGCCGCTCAGCCTCAACCCGCACCCTCCGATTCTCCGACGGTACCCCGCTGGGGGGCGCAGGCCGGGCGTGAATCGGGGACGGCTCGCCTACGGAGCCTGCACCCCGTCCACGGTCGCGTAGTTCGACGCGTCGTTCTTTGGCCGATCACCCGCTAGCGTCTCGCCGGTGGCGAGATAGTGGATCGTCTCGGCGATGTTGGTGGTGTGGTCGCCGATGCGCTCGACGTTCTTGGCGCAGAACAGCAGATGCGTGCAGAATGAGATGTTACGCGGATCCTCCATCATGTAGGTCAGGAGCTCGCGGAACAGCGAATTGTACAGGGCGTCGATCTCACCGTCGCGCTCCCAGACATCGTGGGCCGATTCGATATCGCGGCTCGCATAGGCGTCGAGCACATCCTTGAGCTGGCCTTCGGCGAGGTCGCTCATGTGGCGCACGCCGAGCACGATCTTCTGGGCCGGCGCCTGATCGGAGATCGCGACAACCCGCTTGGCCACGTTCTTGGCGAGGTCGCCGATCCGCTCGAGGTCGCCGGAGACGCGGATCGCCGAGATGGTCTCGCGCAGATCGATGGCCAGGGGCTGGCGCCGGGCGATCAGCAGAACCGCGCGCTCCTCGATGTCCCGCTGCAGCGCGTCGAGGCGCTTGTCGGCGAGGATCACCGCCTGGGCGAGTGTGTCGTCCCGGCGCACGAGGGCATCGGTCGCCTCCGCGGTCATCTTCTCGGCCACGCCGCCCATCTCCGAGATCGAGCGACGCAGGTTCTCCAGGTCGGTGTCATAGGAGGAGACGATATGGCCGGGCATGATGGATCCTTCGATGGAGTCCCGGGGACGGCCCTCCGGGGGGCTTGCGGGATCCGCCGGCCCGCTCGGGACGCGAAGCGGCGGACCCGCGACCGGAGCTCTCCGGCAGACTAGCCGAACCGGCCGGTGATGTAGTCCTGCGTGCGCCGTTCCGTCGGGTTCATGAACATCCGGTTGGTCGGACCGAACTCGACGAGCTGACCCAGATACATGAAGGCGGTGAACTGCGAGATGCGCGCCGCCTGCTGCATGTTGTGGGTGACGATCACGATGGTGAACTCGTCGCGCAGCTGCTCGATCAGCTCCTCGATGCGGCCGGTCGAGATCGGGTCGAGGGCCGAGGTCGGCTCATCGAACAGGATCACCTCCGGGCGCTGCGCCACCGTCCGGGCGATGCACAGGCGCTGCTGCTGGCCGCCCGACAGGCCGGTCCCCGCCTGTCGGAGCTTGTCCTTCACCTCGTCCCAGAGGGCGGCCTTGCGCAGGGATTCCTCGATGCGGCCGTCCAGCTCAGATTTCGGCAGCTTCTCGTAGAGGCGCAGGCCGAAGGCGACATTGTCGTAGATCGACATCGGGAACGGCGTCGGCTTCTGGAACACCATGCCGATGCGCGAGCGCAGCTCGTTCAGGTCGATCGAGGGGCTGAGGATGTTCTCGCCGTCGAGCAGGATCTCGCCCTCGGCCCGCTGCTCCGGATAGAGGCTGTAGATCCGGTTGAAGCAGCGCAGCAGGGTGGACTTGCCGCAGCCGGAGGGGCCGATCAGAGCCGTGACCTGCCGGTCGTGGAAGTTGAGGTTGACGTCTTTCAGCCCGTGGAAGCTGCCATAGTAGAAGTTCAGGTCCTTCACGGAGATCCGCACGGGGCCGCCCTCGTCGGCGCGGTTGCGGTTCAGCTCGACCGTGGGGATCGCGGAGGCGGCGTTCATCGTCGTATCCTCGAAAGGGGTCTCAGCGCGAGGCGTGCGGCTTGATCACGAGGCGCGCGATGATCGACAGCGCCAGGATGGTCGCGGTGATCAGGAGGGCGCCCGCCCAGGCGAGGCCCTGCCAGTTCGGGTAGGGCGAGAGGGCGAACTGGTAGATCATCACCGGCAGGTTCGCGACGCCGCCCAGCAGGTTGGCCGAAAACCAGGAATTGTTGTTGAGTGCCGTGAACAGCAGGGGCGCGGTCTCGCCGGCGATCCGGGCCAGCGCCAGGATGATGCCGGTCACGATGCCGGCCGAGGCCGCCCGCCAGGACACGCTCATGATCACGGTCGAGGTCGGCGCCCCGAGCGCCGCGCCGGCCTCCCGCAGGGTGCCGGGGACGAGGCGCAGCATGTCCTCGGTGGTGCGCACGATCACCGGCACGGCGATGATCGCGAGCGCCACGCCGCCGGCCCAGCCCGAATAGGTGCCCATCGGGCGAACCATCAGCGTGTAGACGAACAGGCCGATCAGGATCGACGGCGCCGAGAGCAGGATGTCATTGAGGAAGCGGATCAGGGCCGCCAGCTTCGAGCCGCGCCCGTATTCGGCGAGGTAGGTGCCGGCCATGACGCCGATCGGCGTGGCGATCAGAATGCCGATCCCGGTCAGGATGAGGCTGCCCAGGATGGCGTTGGCGATGCCGCCGCCCTCGGAACCGGGGCCCGGTGTCGGGTTGGTGAACAGCGTCGGCGTGAAGCCGCGCACGCCCTGGACGATCAGCATCACCAGGATCGAGCCGAGGACCAGGGCGCCCACAAGCGTCGCGCCGGAGCAGGCGATGCGCAGGGTCCGGTCGGCGATGCGGCGGCCCTGGCGCACCCGGCCGGAGCGGCGCTGGGCGGGCGCGGCGATCGTGTTGGAGGCATCCATCGCGCGTGCTCCTCAGGCGGACTGGACGCGGCGCGTGAGCAGCCGGGCGATGATCAGCACCACGAAGGTGATCACGAACAGGATGCAGCCCAGCGCCATCAGCGCGTTGAGCTGGAGCCCGTCCGCCTCGTTGAACTCGTTGGCGATGCGCGACGCGATGGTCGAACTCGGGTCGAAGATCGAGGCCGAGAGGCGGTTGGCGTTGCCGACCACGAAGGTCACCGCCATCGTCTCGCCGAGGGCGCGGCCGAGGCCGAGCATGATCGCCCCGATGATCGAGACCGCGGCCTGCGGCACCAGCACGTGGCGCACCACCTCCCAGGTGGTGCAGCCGATGCCGTAGGCGCTCTCGCGCAGCACGGTCGGGATCTGATCGAGCATGTCGCGGGCGATCGAGGCGATGAACGGCACGATCATGATCGCCAGGATGATCCCGGCGGTAAACACGCCGACGCCCGAGGGCACCCGGGCGTAGAACAGCGTGCCGACGATCGGCATGCCCTCCACGAGGTTCGAGACCGGGATCTGCACGAAGCGCGCGAAGAGCGGCGCGAACACGAACAGGCCCCACATGCCGTAGATGATGCTCGGTACGGCGGCGAGCAGCTCGATCGTCATGGCAACCGGCTTGCGCGCCCAGCCGGGGCAGAGCTGGGTGAGGTAGACCGCGATCCCGAGGGAGACCGGGACGCCGATCAGCAGCGCCAGAAACGCGGAGGCGACGGTCCCGAGCACCGCCACGAGGGCGCCGTACTGCTCGGTCCCGACGTTCCAGGCGCTCGAGGTCAGGAAGCCGAAGCCGAACTCTCGGAAGGCGGGCCAGCCGCCGTAGAGGATCGAGCCGAGGATGCCGGCAAGGACGAGAAGCACCAGCAGAGCGGCGCCGTACGAGCAGGTCCGAAACAGGGTGTCGAGGCTTCGGCTCGGCGCCTTCCGTGCGCTGGCAGCACGGGTTCGGCCGAGGGCGATCGATTCTGTCAAAGCGGGCATCCGCGGTTCTCTGCGAAGGGTGGCGTAGTAGCGCGGTGCGTTCCCGGACGCGAGGGAGGAGGTTCTCACCTCCTCCCGGCCACGCTCACATGTTGAAGACAGGCTTACCGTCCTTGCCCTTCACGTCTTTCCACTCCTGGTGGATGAGCTCGACGACGTTGTCCGGCAGCGGCACATAGTCGAGATCGGCGGCAAGCTTGTCGCCGTTCTTGTAGGCCCAGTCGAAGAACTTGAGCACGTCGGCGGCCTTCGCCGGATCGGCGGCATCCTTGTGGATCAGGATGAAGGTCGCCGCCGTGATCGGCCACGCGTCGTCGCCCGGCTGGTTGGTCAGCGAGATGCCGAAGCCGGGAGCGGCCTTCCAGTCGGCGCTCGCGGCCGCGGCCTGGAACGCCTTGTCGTCCGGCTGCGGGTATCTGCCGGCCTTGTTCTGCAGCAGGGCGTAGGCCAGCTTGTTCTGCTTGGCATAGGCCGACTCGACGTAGCCGATCGCGTTCGGGACCTGCTTCACGGTGGCGGTCACGCCCTCGTTGCCCTTGCCGCCCTGCCCCACCGGCCAGGAGATCGTGGTCGCCGCGCCATACTCCTTCTTCCAGGTGTCGGACGCCTGGGCGAGGTAGGTGGTGAAGATGTTGGTCGTACCCGACGCATCCGAGCGGTAGACCGGCGTGATGTTCGAATCGGGGAGCTTCAGCCCGTCATTGAGCTTCGCGATCCGCGGATCGGACCATTTGGCGATCTTGCCGGCGTAGATGTCGGCCAGAATGTCGCCGGTGAGCTTGAGCTTGCCCGGCTCGATCCCGGGGATGTTCACCACCGGCACGACGCCGCCCATCACGGTCGGAAACTGGACGAGGCCGTCCTTGGCGAGCTGCTCGGCCTTCAGTGGCGCGTCTGTGGCGCCGAAATCGACCGTCTTGGCCTGGATCTGCTTGATGCCGCCGCCGGAGCCGATCGACTGGTAGTTGAGGCCCGAGCCGGTCTCCTTGCGGTAGGCCTCGGCCCACTTCGAGTAGACCGGGAAGGGAAACGTGGCGCCGGCGCCGGTGATGTCGGCGGCGAGTGCCGCGGACGCGAGCTGAACCGTCGCGAGGCCGACGGCGAGCGCGTAAGCGAAGGGTCTCAAGGGAATCTCCGTTGCCGTCGGGCAAGAGCCTGCGCCGCTCCGCCGGCGAGCCCGTGCCCGCGGCAGAGCTCTGCAGCCGATCTTGCGAAGAGACCCAGCGCCGGCCGCCCGATGGACCGGGCGGTTACGACAGGTAGATGACACCGGGATGACATCGCGGCCGCAGATCCAGCGGCACGGTTCATCGACCTCGTGCGTTCAATACCGGCACTGGTCTTGGAAGGATGTCGGATCGTGGGCGGCGAGCAGGTCGAGGCAGCGACGGAAGCCGATCCAGCCTGGCTTGCGCTTCATGCCGAGCGGGAGGCCTTGGAGCGCGCCCTGACGCTGGCGCAGGCGCGCCAAAAGTTCAGCACCGATCCCGGGACGGTCGCGCAGGCGCGTGTCGAGGAAGCGGATCTGCTGGTCAACCTCGATCGGGTGCTGACCTTGATTCGGGCTGCCGAGTATCGCCGGAGGCCGGGGGCCCGACGCTGGTAATCGTCGGCTTCATACAGGCCGTCCATTGCGAAGAGGCGGCTGCGCGTTCGACGAATGGTTGTGCGGTTCAAGAACAACCGCGATCCGCTGGACCGATTGAGGCGGGTCGAATTGGACTCTAGCTCGCCCGGCGCAGTTCCCGTTCCTTCTGACGCAGGCGCAGAAGCAGTTCGACATGGGTGTCGGTGATGGGTTGGGTATCGACACTCCCCTCGTAGACCGTCCGGAGCGTGAGCCCGAGCTGCCGCGTGTCGATCGACTGTTTGAGCGGCTGGCCCGCGCGCAGATGCCCATCGGACGCGACCACTGACGGCTTCATCGCTCCCTCCCACCGACAAGCCGCCGAAATCGTCCGCGGCATCAGAACGATCGTATTCTCGTAAACAAGGGTTAATAAATTACTAATTGCAACCAACAGTTAAGGTTGATGTGCGTTTACGCATCGGCGCCCTGAAGGAGCCGAGCCGCCGCTGCGCGGGCCTCGTCGGTCACGATGGCGCCCGCCAGCATCCGGGCGATCTCCTCCCGCCGCTCGGCGACGGGCAGGCTCGACACCCGGGTCGCGACACGGCTGGCCCCCTTCACGGGCGCCTTGGCGATCAGGAAATGCGTCTCGGCGCGTGCCGCCACCTGCGGCGCGTGGGTCACGGCGACGACCTGCACGGTCGCGGCGAGCCGGGCGAGGCGCAGGCCGATCGCGTCGGCCACGGCTCCGCCGACGCCGGTATCGATCTCGTCGAAGATCAGGGTCGGGGCGGAGCCCTTGTCGGCCAGGACCACCTTGAGAGCCAGCATGAAGCGCGACAACTCGCCGCCCGAGGCGACCTTCATCATCGGCCCGGGCTTCGTGCCGGGATTGGTCTGCGCCCAGAACTCGACCCGATCGGTGCCGGCCGGATCGCGCGACTCCAGATCGGTGGCGATCTCGGTGATGAACCGGGCCCGCTCCAGCTTCAGCGGCGGCAGCTCGGCCTTCACGGCGGCATCGAGCTGCTTGGCCGCCCGGCGGCGCCCGGCGCTGAGTTTCTCAGCCGCTTCGGCGTAATCGGCCTCCGCCTTCGCGAGCGCCTGTTCGAGCCCGGACAGAGCCGCCTCGCCGGCATCGATCGCCGCGACATCGGCGGTGTAGCGCTCCGCCAGCGCGGCCAGGTCATCGGCCGCGACATCGTACTTGCGGGAGGCCGCCCTCAGGGCGAACAGCCGCTCCTCTACCCGCTCCAGATCGCGGGGATCGAACTCGGTCTCGGACACGGCCGCGCCCAGAACGGCGCGGGCTTCGTCGAGGGCCACCATCGCGGCGTCGAGGGCGTTCACGCAGGGGTCGACGAGGGCGGGCAACTGCGCGGCCCGGCGCTCCAGCTTGCGCAGAGCGGCCGAGAGATGGGGCACGCCGGAATGGGGGCCGCCCACGGCGTCGAGCGCCTCGTTGAGCTCGCGGGCAACCTTCTCCGATTGCTGCATGATGCTGCGGCGCTCCGCGAGCTGCGCCTCCTCGCCCGGCAGCGGAGCGAGCGCCGCCAGCTCCTCGACGGCGTGGCGCAGGAAGTCGGCCTCCTTGCGGGCCGCCTCCACGCGGGCACGATGCTCGGACAACGCCGTCCGCGCCGTGCGGACCGCCCGCGACGCGCCCCCGACTTTGGCAAGGTGGGCCTGTAGACCGCCGAAGGCATCGAGGATCGCCCGGTGCGAGGCCGGATCGGCCAGCGCCCGGTCGTCGTGCTGGCCGTGGATCTCCACGAGCGCGGCCCCGATCGCCCGCAGCACCTGCACCCCGACCGGCTGATCGTTGACGAAGGCGCGGGTCCGCCCGTCGGCCATCTGGGTCCGGCGCAGGATCAGGTCGCCCTCGGTATCGATCTCGGCCTCGGCGGCGATCCGGCGCGCCGGATGGTCGACGGGCAGATCGAACACGGCCGTGACGACGCCCTGCGCCTCGCCGTGGCGGACGAGGCGGCCGTCGC from Methylobacterium sp. PvR107 encodes:
- a CDS encoding aminopeptidase P family protein — translated: MTDLDPTASRRRFQTFDDPSHRKGPERIEALRAGLRETGLDGFVVPRGDEHQSEYVPADAERLAWLTGFTGSAGTAVILIESAALVVDGRYTLQAPEQVETGLVTVVPLAETTAEGWIASNLKRDQVLGYDPWLHTPDGLARLERAVTKAGGTVRAVPNLVDAVWAGRPKPAAGAVVVQPDALAGETAADKLARVRAALKEGGCDALVISDPHNLAWAFNLRGSDVGHTPLALGYAILPREGAARLFLVSPNVDPALRAALAPIAGILPRAELDDGLASLAGARVRLDAATGAVALKEKIEAAGGTADVGKDPITAMKAVKNTAEIAGARAAHVRDGASVVRFLAWLDAAAASGGVTEIAAVEALEDFRAAGGDLRDVSFPTISGSGPNGAIVHYRVTRASDRTVRPGELFLIDSGAQYPDGTTDITRTVAVGEPSAEMRDRFTRVLKGHIAIARAVFPTGTTGAQIDAFARAPLWQAGLDFDHGTGHGVGAFLSVHEGPQRIAKTGTVPLEAGMILSNEPGYYASGAYGIRIENLVLVEPRTIPGGERPMLGFETLTLAPYDRRLIQPDLLDPGERAWIDAYQARVRETLAPGLDAEARAWLERATAPLPA
- the pstS gene encoding phosphate ABC transporter substrate-binding protein PstS, with protein sequence MRPFAYALAVGLATVQLASAALAADITGAGATFPFPVYSKWAEAYRKETGSGLNYQSIGSGGGIKQIQAKTVDFGATDAPLKAEQLAKDGLVQFPTVMGGVVPVVNIPGIEPGKLKLTGDILADIYAGKIAKWSDPRIAKLNDGLKLPDSNITPVYRSDASGTTNIFTTYLAQASDTWKKEYGAATTISWPVGQGGKGNEGVTATVKQVPNAIGYVESAYAKQNKLAYALLQNKAGRYPQPDDKAFQAAAASADWKAAPGFGISLTNQPGDDAWPITAATFILIHKDAADPAKAADVLKFFDWAYKNGDKLAADLDYVPLPDNVVELIHQEWKDVKGKDGKPVFNM
- a CDS encoding protein-disulfide reductase DsbD; this encodes MIRRLAFLILALAAGLTAAAAQGPQSSFRTPPDLVRSSLVAEPGAVAGAQPFTLAVRMAVKPGWHVYWRNPGDSGLPPEVTWTLPAGFNAGAIRWPAPERIPIATLMNYGYEGEVTLLVPVTPPPSLDPAEPVRIRAKLTYLVCETECVPGSADLALTLPVGEPRPDPGNSALFARARAALPVPALWPLHLAGQGETLRLEFAATGLKADSIRNAAFFPYSETVIDNAAAQVMSVDEAGLHLILVRSSPTEPAPAALPGVLTLEEVTDAGPRRLAFAYGDEPVLPVATAAANPEAPAARANAPDFDALTLATAAAFAFLGGLILNLMPCVFPVLSIKVLGLIRHAGESPGRLRLHGLAYTAGVLASFLGLAGVLIALKGGGAAIGWGFQLQSPIVVAGLAYLLFAMGLSLSGVVHVGGRLAGLGDGLARRAGLSGSFFTGVLATLVATPCTAPFMGSAVGFALTQSAGVAFAVFASLGLGLALPFLALTLWPPALRALPRPGAWMEILKQILAFPVYATVAWLIWVLAQQVDPRGLLAALIGLVLVAFAAWAWERGRAAAPRAGRIAQAAAILAIIAVAALAVTLPQDRPVPSAQAAADGIEPFTQARLDSLVSARRPVFIDMTAAWCITCAVNEATSLNTKAVRAAMAERGVTYMKGDWTNQNPEITRLLEKYGRSGVPLYLLYAGTGEPQVLPQILTEGTVLAALDAVPAASGRSAALAR
- the phoU gene encoding phosphate signaling complex protein PhoU, with translation MPGHIVSSYDTDLENLRRSISEMGGVAEKMTAEATDALVRRDDTLAQAVILADKRLDALQRDIEERAVLLIARRQPLAIDLRETISAIRVSGDLERIGDLAKNVAKRVVAISDQAPAQKIVLGVRHMSDLAEGQLKDVLDAYASRDIESAHDVWERDGEIDALYNSLFRELLTYMMEDPRNISFCTHLLFCAKNVERIGDHTTNIAETIHYLATGETLAGDRPKNDASNYATVDGVQAP
- the phoB gene encoding phosphate regulon transcriptional regulator PhoB — translated: MQVLIVEDEEALTTLLRYNLEAEGFLVDSAARGDDAELLLAERIPDLVLLDWMLPGLSGIELCRRIRARRETERLPVIMLTARGEEGDRIRGLGTGADDYIVKPFSVPELLARIRALLRRAKPAHSSDRLAAGDLELDRTGHRVRRGGEELHLGPTEFRLLEFLMLAPGRVFSREQLLDGVWGHDVYIDERTVDVHVGRLRKALNGPRQTDPIRTVRGSGYAFDETFSLEA
- the pstC gene encoding phosphate ABC transporter permease subunit PstC codes for the protein MPALTESIALGRTRAASARKAPSRSLDTLFRTCSYGAALLVLLVLAGILGSILYGGWPAFREFGFGFLTSSAWNVGTEQYGALVAVLGTVASAFLALLIGVPVSLGIAVYLTQLCPGWARKPVAMTIELLAAVPSIIYGMWGLFVFAPLFARFVQIPVSNLVEGMPIVGTLFYARVPSGVGVFTAGIILAIMIVPFIASIARDMLDQIPTVLRESAYGIGCTTWEVVRHVLVPQAAVSIIGAIMLGLGRALGETMAVTFVVGNANRLSASIFDPSSTIASRIANEFNEADGLQLNALMALGCILFVITFVVLIIARLLTRRVQSA
- the pstA gene encoding phosphate ABC transporter permease PstA, which produces MDASNTIAAPAQRRSGRVRQGRRIADRTLRIACSGATLVGALVLGSILVMLIVQGVRGFTPTLFTNPTPGPGSEGGGIANAILGSLILTGIGILIATPIGVMAGTYLAEYGRGSKLAALIRFLNDILLSAPSILIGLFVYTLMVRPMGTYSGWAGGVALAIIAVPVIVRTTEDMLRLVPGTLREAGAALGAPTSTVIMSVSWRAASAGIVTGIILALARIAGETAPLLFTALNNNSWFSANLLGGVANLPVMIYQFALSPYPNWQGLAWAGALLITATILALSIIARLVIKPHASR
- the pstB gene encoding phosphate ABC transporter ATP-binding protein PstB, yielding MNAASAIPTVELNRNRADEGGPVRISVKDLNFYYGSFHGLKDVNLNFHDRQVTALIGPSGCGKSTLLRCFNRIYSLYPEQRAEGEILLDGENILSPSIDLNELRSRIGMVFQKPTPFPMSIYDNVAFGLRLYEKLPKSELDGRIEESLRKAALWDEVKDKLRQAGTGLSGGQQQRLCIARTVAQRPEVILFDEPTSALDPISTGRIEELIEQLRDEFTIVIVTHNMQQAARISQFTAFMYLGQLVEFGPTNRMFMNPTERRTQDYITGRFG